The region GTCTGTCGCCGATGGACCTCCGCTGGGTTCGGGCTGTGGCGGCGTCGCGGCCTCGCTGTCGCGTCCTCACGGCCCACACCTGGTCTTGCGGTAGCCCCCCGCCGAGTTCCCCGTGATTTCCCCGGGAAACGCAAGTCGGCTCGACGCGCGTTTCCCAGGGAAACCCGTCCAGAGAGGACGACGAGTGGGTTGGGCCGCCGCGACATGGAGGTCCCGTCTCGATGCTATGGAGATCGAGGTAGGCCGCGTCATCCAGGACCCCAACCAGCCCCGAAAAGAGATCGAAGACGAAGCCCTCGCCAGGATCGCGGAGTCGCTGAGGACCCAAGGCAATTTCAACCCATCCAGGTCCGCTGGACCGCCGAGGCCGAGCGGTGCGTCGCCCGCCTTATCGACGCCAATCTGGCCGACCGGCTCGCCGACGAGTTGGTCGAAAACTGCCTGCGAGAAGACGAGAAGAGCTGACCGCGATGGAGAAGGCCAGGGCTTACCGGGCCTTGATGGACGCCAAGGACTGGTCGGTCCGCAAGCCGGCCGAGGAACTGGCCATCTCCCGCGGCCGCGTCTCGTAGGCGACGACCCTGCTCTCTCTCCCCGAAACGGTCCAGGAGCAGGTGGACCAAGGCGGATTGTCCTCGACGACCGCCTACGCAATCTCGCGAGTGGCCGACCCGGACGAACAGGTCCGGATCGCGGACGCGACGATCCGGCACGGGCTGAGCCGGGCCGACATCATCAAGGAGACCCGGTCCACGCCTCGCAAGAAGGGCTCGAAGCCGGCCGCGCGCAAGGCGCGGGCGGTCCGGGTCTTTCGAGAGGTCGGATTCAAGGTGACCGTGGAACGAAAGGCGGGCGTCGATCCGATGGAGGCGGCCGAAGCCTTGGAGCGGATCGCCGCCGCGATGAGAGCCGAGGCCGACGATGGGTCGTTGGCCGCCTGAGTGCATGAGCAGGCCCCGCCCCCGAGGTTTAGGGGCGGGGCAGGTCGTTCAAACCACGTCGCTCGACGAACCGAACGCCGTCGGCATGGGCCAGGGGGCGACGACCTGGCCCATGCCGACGGCCGAAGCGAAGACCCCGCGTCGGGTCCGCAGCCGAAAGGCCGGCGCGACGACCGAGGTCGAGTTGGAAGGGCGGCGGATCCACCTCTCCGAAGACGTCCTTTCCGGCTCCGCATGCCGGCCTCCCAGCGAGGGCGGAAGATCGGCGGGATCGCCGAAGAGGTCCTGGACGAAGCACTGCCACAAATCGAACGTCAACCGGGTCGGCTGACGGACGGACCAGCGTGAATTATCATGACGGGCCGCGACGATCCGCCGGCGGGGGCGGTCATTCGACGAACGTCTCCGAACGGTGGGACTCGGATCCGTATCGCGAAATCCCGCCCACGTGCTGGACGTACGACTCGAGCGAACCGTAGAGCTTGTAGCCGCGTCGCGCCAGCGAGCGCGCCCACCGCAGGTCGTAGGTCAGCGTGGGCCATTCCGAAGACTTCCCTCGATCTTCGAGCACCACCTCCACCGCCCGTTTCGGCATCATCAGGCACTGAGTGCCGAAGAAGCGTCGGGTCGGTACGACGGCGGACCCGTAGCCGCCGAACGGTTGGTAGAGGGTGTACAGGCCGGCGTCGGGAGCCAGTCGGACGCCGGCCAGGAAGGGGATGAATCGGCCGGAGAAGACGACGTCGTCCTCCAGGAACAAGAGGCATTCGCGACGGCCCAACCCGTTCAGTCCATGGTCGAGCGCGGCGTAGGCCGCGTCGTTGATCGATTCGAAGTCGGTGGCGTCGCCGAGGCGGGGATGGATCGCCACGGCGGCGGGGCCGAGGCGGTGGAGCAGGGAGACGTAATCGCCGGGTAGCGTAACCGCGGCGGTGAGGTCGACCGACGCCAGGGGCGGGGGGAGGGCGTCGGCGATCCGTCGGGCGTAAGACTCGACGAACATGCGCATCAGCGACGTATCGCGCGCACAGGTCATGACGACCGGCTGGATCGCGTCCAACGAGGGCGACGGTCCGTCGAGGCGTTCATGGTACATGGGTTCAGACTCGCCCGTCGCGTCGCCGCATCGCCCCTGCGGGCTGATCCGGACGGCGGGCCGCGACGCCGTAGATGGCGGACGAATCCGCGATTATGCTCTTGGTGATTGCGACTTCCGGGCCGCCGCGACGATGCGAGTCGGCCTCGCGCGGACGACGAGCCGCTCACCGACGCCCTAGACCGCGTCGCGCTGGAGGCGTGCGTCGGGGGCCCGCTCTATCCGGGGATCGAGGCGGGCGACTCCATCCTGGGCGACGCGTCGCGGTACGAGGAGGGCGAGGCGTTTCGCCTCTCGCACGGAGCGGTGCTGCCCGGCGAGGTTACGCAGGCCAACGCCGTGCCGTGGCAGGCCGACTTCATGGCCTGCCGCTGGGAGGAGACCTCCGGGCCTAGGTTGAGGCGGCTGGCTTGGTGGCCCGCCCAGCGTCCCGACGACGTCTTCCCGGCCGTGGGGGCGACCGAGATGGTGCCCTGGGCCCGCGGGCTCGGCGAGGACTTCCAGGACATGGTGGACAAGTGGGACCGCCTCGGCGTCGTGGTCGACAAGGGGAACGACGCGCCGTTCTTCGTCGAGGTCGATCGCGACGAAGAGTCGCTGGGACCGTGAGCCGGCCGCGACCGCCGTCGGCCTCATATGCGGCCGACGTGGCCGTGCTGGGGGGCGGGCCGACCGGCGCGGCCGCGGCGATCGCTCTGGCCGAAGCCGGGCGGTCGGTCGTGGTCGTCGAGAGGTCGCGGTACGATTCCGCCCGGGTCGGCGAGGCGCTGCCGCCCGAGGTGCGGACGCCCCTGGCCGAGTTGGGAGTCTGGGACCGCTTCCTCGCGTGCGGCCCTTCGCCGTCCCCGGGCGTCGCGTACGCTTGGGGTGAACATGCATTAAAATATCATGATTTTATATTGAATCCCGTCGGTCCGGGGTGGGCGGTCGACCGGGCGCGTTTCGACGCCATGCTGGCGGCCGCGGCTGCGGCCCGCGGGGCGCGGGTCCTCACGGCGACTCGGCCGCTCTCCTTGGGGCGCGGCCCGGCCGGCGGGTGGACCTTGGTGGCGGCCTCGCCGGACGGGCCGATCGGGTTGAGGGCCCGGGCGCTGGTCGACGCCACGGGGCGCGCCTCGTCGCCGGTCCGGCGGCTGGGGGGCGGACGCCTCGTCGTCGACCGGCTGGTCGGCCTCGTCGCTTTCCTGGAGGCAAGCGGCATGGAGGACCGCGGGACGCTCGTGGAGGCCGCGGAGGACGGCTGGTGGTATACGGCGCCGATCCCGGGCGGGAAGGTCGCGGCGGCCTTCATGACCGACGCCGACATGGTCCCGAAAGGCCGGGCCGCGCGGGGGGCGCTCTGGCGCGTGCGCCTGCACGGCGCATGCGAGACGCGTGGCCGCCTCGAGGGCCGGAGGGTCCTGATCGAGCCCGGGATGGTCCTGGCGAACACCACGCTCATCAAGCGGCCGGCCTGGGACGGCCGGGCGGCCGCGGGCGACGCCGCGGCCACGCTGGATCCGCTCTCGGGCCAGGGGATTCATCGCGCCCTCTGCTCGGGCCTGGACGCGGCCCGGGCCGTCGACGCCCACCTGCGGGGGGATCCGTGGGCCCTGAGTCGCTACTCTCTCCAGGTGGCGTCCGATTTCGCCGCCGACCTCGCGGAGCGAGCCCGATTCTACGCGCGCGAGCGACGTTGGCGAGGGCGGCCGTTCTGGGAACGGCGGACGGGACGCCCTTCGCCCGGCGGATTGACCGTTTCCTAAAAAACCAGGGTCGTCGCGGTCGTCCGTTCCGACAGGCTCGCAAGCCGACCCAGGTCATTATGTCCGAAAACTCGGATTTTCGATTGACTTGCACGGCGGTGGCAACAAAATTAAGCACAAGTCCCGATATAACGAACTCATTTTCAGGTTCTGGGAGAGCGGTAACTGATTATCGACCCACTTGCCCTCGGTTTTCCGGCGGCTTAGGTTGGTGGTCATGAGCGAATCGGACCTCGCCAAGCTGGATCGCGACGCCCTGATCGCCCTGATCCTGAAGCTCCAGGCCGAGATCGAGGCCCTGAAGCGGTCGGGCAAGCGGCAGGCGGCGCCGTTCTCGAAGGGGACGCGCAAGGCCGATCCCAAGCGGCCCGGCCGGAAGCCCGGCGAGGGGTCGTTCAAGACCCGCGAGGCCCCCGCCCCCGAGACGCTCTCCGAGCCGCCGATCGACGTCCCCGTCGTCGAGGCCGAGTGCCCGAAGTGCGGCGGCGAACTCGACGAGGGCCGGGTCGAGGAGGCCTCGATCACCGACCTGCCCGAAGTCGTCAGGCCTCGCGTGCGGCTCTTCCGGGTCGGCGTCCGACGCTGCAAGCGGTGCAAGGCGACGGCCCGCGGCCGCCACCCCGACCTCGCCGCCGACCAACGCGGCGCGACCGCGCATCGGCTCGGCCCGCGGATCCTGGCCGCCGCCCATTTCCTCCATTACGGCCTGGGCGTGCCGGTCCGCAAGCTGCCGGCCCTGCTCGAGGCCCTCGTCGGCGTCCGCCTCACCCAGGGGGCGATCACGCTCGACGCCCTGAAGAAGGCCGCCGGGGCGATCGGGGCGACGTATCGAAACCTGTGCGATTCCGTCCGCGAGGCGCCCTTCGTCCACACCGACGACACCGGCTGGCGCGAAGGGGGCTCGCCGAGGTGGCTGATGGTCTTCGAGACCGACGCGGCGACCGTCTATCAGGTCCGCCCGCGGCACCGCAACGAGGAGGTCCGCGAGCGGATCCCCGCCGACTACCGGGGCGTGATGATCACCGACCGGGCCGGGGTCTACGACGCCGAGGCCTTCGCGGGCGTCGAGAAGCAGAAGTGCCTGGCCCACGCGTTGCGGTCGATCTCGGAGGTCCTGGAGTCGAAGACGCGAGGAGCCCGTCGGTTCGCGAAGCGGCTGAAGGACCTGCTGAAACGGGCCCTGGAACTCGGGCGGGAACGCCGCGCCGGTCCGCCGCCGGCCGACTTCGCCGGACGCGTGCGACGCCTGAAATTCGCGCTGACCGACCACCTCCGCGACCGGACGCTCCGGGACCGCGACGACCAGCGGCTGCTGAACGAGCTGGGCCGCTGCAACGACGCGGGGTCCCTGGTGCGGTTCCTGGACGACCCCCGGGTCGAGCCGACGAACAACCGCGCCGAGCGGGCGCTGCGGCCGGCGGTGATCGCGCGGAAGACGTCGCAATGCACCAAGAACGCGCGAGGTACGCGAGCCTTCGAGGCCTGGACCAGCGTCCTGCGGACCCTGTCGAGGACCCTCCCGGCCCCCGACCTGCTCGATGACATTGTCCGCATCACCCACCCCGCCGCCCCCCCGATCTCCTGAGACGGACGCCGGAGCGCTAATCAGTTACGGAGAGCGTACGATGCCGTACAAGATGGGCGGGCCTAACTGCACTCAAGGCGTATCCGGGACCACCTCCTCGCCGGATACGGGGGCTCAGAATCGAGGCGACGCGACGATGGCCTCGCCCGCCGACCCCTGCCCATGCTCATCGTTCCCCAAGGGGTGCTGCGGCTCCGGCGGACCCGGCGGGGGCCCGGGGCCCCGGGGCGGATTCGGGGGCCCCGGGGCGGATTCGGGGGGCCCCGGGGCGGAACCGCGATCGGATGGTGAGCCGAGACGGGCGCATTCGCACGGGGGCGACGACGGGCGGGGCCACGGCGGACGTCGACGAGGATGCTCGTCGAAGCCATAATTAAGAGGATGATGATGCAATCAAATAATCAGGGCACCGGGGACATGGTCCTGTCTCGCATCCAGGCGGCGTTGGGCCGCCTGAGCGGACTTGCCCCGCTGCCTTACGGGGCCGCGTCGGGCATGCTGACCATCCCGGGTGGGGCTGGGAGGGTGGACCTCGGCCACCTCTTCCTGATGGTCGATTGGGGGTTCCCCGCCGGCTCGCCCGCCGACCTCCCGCTCGTGCTGCGGTACAAGAACGCCAGCGTCGAGCTCACTGAGTTCGGCAAGAGCTGGTCGATGCCCTACCACAGGGCCATCGAGTGGTACGACGACGAGGCCACCATACTGACGCCCATCCGCGTGGACCACTACGAGCGGATCGGTGCCGGGCCGTCCTACGCACCGCTCGACGGAGTGAGCAGCACGCTGACGGGAGCCCCCGGTGGCGAGTGGGCCGAGACCCAGCAGGACGGGACCTCGTACCACTACGACGCGACGGGGGCGTTGCGCACGATCCGCAACCGCGCGGGCGTCCGCTGGACCTTGACGTGGGACCAGGTCTACACCCGCATGCGCTCGATCGAAGGGCCGTTCGGGCGCAGGACGACGCTGACGCACGCTCCGTCGGGGATGATCCGTCGGGTGCAGGACCCGGGGGGCAGGATCTTCACCTTCACGGTCGACGCCAACGATAACCTGGCGCGGATCACAACGCCGGCGCTCTGCGTCACCAGTTTCGCCTACGTCCCCACGTCAGGTAGCGGGACGGCGAAGAATCGGATGGTCGCCAGAATCGACCCCCTGGGCAACCGCACAACGTTCACCTACACCCTGCCGATGGAGGTGGCAGAGCCGGCGGTGTTCCAGTCATTCCGCCTGCCGACGGGTCAGATCACGACGCTGACGTCGGGGTACAGCCCGCCGCGAACCACGATCATCGACCCGCGGGGCGGCCGGTGGACCGTGACGTTCGACAGCCGGACCCGGCCGGTCGCGACGATCGATCCCCTGGGCATCCGGACGAGCTATCAGTGGGACTCGTTCTCGTCCTACGGCCTGACCCGCGTCACGGACGGCCGAGGGGTGCGGACGACGTTCGGATACGTCGAGACGAGTACGGGAGTTTACCAATCATCGTCGGTGCAGACGGCGGCCGGGACCTATCAGCTAGCCTACGGAGCGGAGGGGCGGCTGCGTCGCGTGATCGACGAGCGGGGAAATGTCTCGACTTTGATGTGGGATAGCCAGGGCAACCGTACTGCAGTGATCGACCCGTACGGTGTGCGTACCAGCTACGCGTACGACGCACACGGGCGACCTGCAGCCGTTATTGATGGACTGGGGCGGAGGTCGACTCGGATTTACGATGCCTTAGGACGCTCTGCCGCAGACATCGATCCGCTTGGCAATCGGACGTCATACGCATATGACGTCAATAGCCAGCCCAGACGTACCGTAGATCAGCTGGGTAACATATGGACGACGATGTATGATGATGTAAACAGGCTGGCGGCGGAAATCAACCCTCTGGGAGGCCGCTCAAGCTACTCGTACGACCTAACCGGTCGTCTAATCAGCGTCATAAGCCCGGTCGGCCGACGCGCCACAATGATCTACGGTCCTACTGGAGACCAGTTGGTAAGGATCGATGCTGCGGGCAAGCGGACGACCTATACTTATGATTCTGTTGGTAACTTGATCAGTGCTAAGAATCCAGCGGGCGATGTGGCGACTACGAGTTACGATGCTTTGAATCGGCCCGTAGTGGCGTTGGACTCGTCTCAGGGGCGGATAAGTTTGTCTTACGATCCAGCGGGTAATATTAGGCGGACTACTAATGCTGCTGGGGCTATGTATACAAATATTTATGATTTGGCGAACCGTTTGGTCGTCAGCGTAGATCCCGTTAGGGCTCGGACCACCTACGTTTACGATCAGGCAGGTAACCTGAAAAGAGTTGTGGACGCTCTGGGGGCTATTACGACTGCCGTACTGGATAAATTGAACAGACGCCTTGCCAATGTAAGTTCGATCGGAGGTCGCACTTCATACGCGTACGACAAGGTTGGAAACGAGATTCGCCGCGTTGATCCTCTGTCAAGAATTACCACGTCCTCATACGACGGTGCCAATCGGCTGATAAGTGTAATTGAGCCTAATAATGCGCGTGCTACTAGGATTTATGATAAGATCGGCAGATTGGCGTCGGTCGTCAAGGCGAACGGTCAGCGGAGCAGCGTAGTCTACGACAAGATTGGACGGGAAATCCGCACTATCGACCCGTTGGGACGTCGCACGACATATGCATATGATCCGGAAAACAATTTGGTAAGCGAGATCGATGGAAGAGGTGTCAGGACAAGCTACACATATGATGCCGTCGGTCGAGTGGTGAATTGCGAGTATAATGACGGTTCCCGCCTGACGATCTCTTACGATGCCAACGGACGCAGGCTCGTGCTCGCGGATTGGAACGGCCGAACATCCTGGACCTACGAAACGGGCGGCCAAGTGAAGCGGATGGCAAATTCCAAAGGTTACACCGTTAGTAATGTGTGGGATAAAGCGGGGAGGCGCTTGTCCATGGTTGTTCAGGGAGTCGGAACCTTCGCCTACTCATACAATGCGACAGGATCGACGAGAAGGATGGTGAATCCTGCGGGAGAGATTACCAGTTGGTCCTACGATCTGGTTGGTCGCGAGATCCGTATCCTTTCGGGAAATGATCGTCAGACCTCCTTCGCTTACGACAACGGGGGCAGACTTTCAAGGTTGAGTAACTATAGCAACACAGGCACCACGTTGTCAAGTTATCGGTATTCATATGATGATATGGGTAATAAGCGGAGCTCGGTTGAACTCTCGGGCGATCGTGTTTCGTGGAGCTACGACAGCTCGGACCGCCTGGTCAGTGAACGGAGGAGCGGCGCGAACGCATTCTCCGAGACGATCTCCTATGACCTCGTTGGCAACAGGATCTTGAGTCGTTCCGTCGGGGGACGCACGACTTACGCTTATGATGCGGCAGCCCAGATCAGAAGGTATACAGATTCGACGGGTGTCACGACGATCACCTACGACGGTTCCGGGAACCTGAGGAGTCGCATCACCTCCTCAGGCCAACGCTATACAAATATTTGGGACCCGCGGGGCTACTTAGGAGCCGTGGCACAGCCATCCGGGGCGAGGGTGTCGTTCGTATACGATGGAAACGGATACAGAGTCGAGCAGCGTAGTGCTTCTCAATCCATAAAGTTCCTCTGGGATAACCGAAATGTAGTAGTGGAGGAGGTTGTCGGTAGCGGTAGCCCAGTGGTTTATACGGTTGCTCCCAAGATCTATGGCGATGTTATATCGAGTCGAAGTAGTAGTTCGACAACGAATTATTTGTTTGATGGGCTTAGTTCCGTTCGGGCGTTGCTCAAGGCGGGGTCCTTAACTGATTCCTATGTCTACACCGCTTCTGGAAAGCTCGTGTATTCCAGCGGTTCTTCCACGAATCGATATCGATTCGCTGGGAGAGTTGGCTATGCCATCGTTGATGGTCTTGAGTTGTATCTCGCGAGAGCTAGATTCTACGATCCTCTTTCGGGTAGATTTATATCCGTTGATCCAATTGGCGCGTTTGCGATGTTCGACCCGTATGGATATACGCGTGGTAACTATGTGAACAAGGTCGACCCCTCCGGGTTGTTCTTAGGGTGGGGCTATGGGAATTTCTGTGGCTGGTCAAAGCAGGCGGCGTGCCCGCCGTTCATGGATCCTCGGGAGCCGGTCGACATCGTCGATGCCGCGTGTCAGCGCCACGATTGCTGCATCGGAAGTGGTTATATTTCCGGGTGGTGTAATTGGAGACATTGCACGTTGGCGTTGTGTGATCAAGTCAAGGATGCATTTGTATGGCAGTGCCAGGCGGAGTACGGTCTCGACGACACCCAATACCGATATAGGCAGTGTACTCTTGCAGCTGCATCGATCGCGTTGGGGCTTTGCGGTAGCCCTAGGATGCCCTGGGAGTGATCTCGTCCGTTTGTCTATGACCTGCTGGAGATAACCAGAGATCATTTAGGAGGTTTGGATGCTGAGTTTTGGCATTTTCGGCCGATCCTCCGAGGTTGCAGCGTCATGTGGACGGGTGTTTGCGATCGTTAGTCTGCTGACTGCTGTAGTGGCCTCGATTGGTTGTGATCCGGGCGTTGACAGCTGGGCGCGGTTTCAAGAAACGAAGCAGTTTGACGGGGGAGCACCTGCGGTCTGCGCCGCGATGGGGACCATCGTCTTTTCATCGCCGCAATCAGGTCACGGAGATATTTACTCGTGGGATGAGTTCGGTTATCATGGACTACATAGGTTGACGCATGATGAACAGTTCGAATCGCATCCAGTGTGCTCGCCCGACGGCAGGTGGATAGTCTACTCCAAAGAGGAAGCGGGGTATGCGCATTTATGGATCATGTCGAGTGATGGCAGCGGCCAGAGGCAGCTGACGAGTGGTAAATTCTTTGATTATCCAAAAGGTTTTTCGGGTGATTGCGCATCGGTGTATTTTGTGCGGATATACCCTTCGTCCGGGATGGCGAGATCGGCTGATTGGTGGCATGTTAATCTGGATGGGACGGGACTCGTTAAGGGCGGAGGCCCCCAGAACATTCCCGCGTCCGGATCGTCGATAGATGTGCCTGGAGTGGGGACGTACGATTTTCAGAGATATCGCAAAATGATAGTCCAGAAGATTGGCAAGGAGCCTGAAGTAGTTGAGCTGCCGCCAGGTGTCACTTCGTTCGCAGTCCTAGATCGCGACCGAGAAAGGATTGTGTATTCAAGCTTGGCACGAGGCGACACTTTTGTGGAGATTTATCAAGTTGATCTGAAATCCGATAAACTGTCGCGACTGCGGTGATTAGATCCACCTGTTCGGCAGTCACGCACAATTTGAGTCCTAAAGAATGTGGCCAACCATCTTGTTTCGTGTCGATCCCGCCGCCGCCCCCATGTCCACGAGTCTCAGCTTCGATGATTTAGTGGAGCGTCCTGATTAATGCGGAGTATGAGTGATGAGAATCAGCTAAGGTTTGTCCGAGCAGAGACTCCTGCGCTCGTACCAGAACTAGAGGCTGGATTGAGTCCTGAGGATTATAAGATCGCTTGCAAGCTTGCATCGCGAGCCCAGTACGATGATGCAGACCGTTTCTACACTTCGCTCCAAAGCCGAGCCGCCGCATCAGGTGAGACCGGTCTGTGTGCCCGCGTTGCAAATGATAGGGCTGTTCTGGCCGTCATCGCGGGGCACCGTGGGGAGGCCGTCCGTTTTTTGGCCGACGCCCTCGCCATGGACCCTGGATGCCTGCCCGCCCTTATCAATCGAGACTTTCTCTACGCCATCGGAGGGGTAGGGTCGGAGTTCCACGGTCATGGCGCAGAATGGATCGACGACCCGGGCACAATCCGAGTGGCGATCTTATCGTTTTTATTCAATTGGCCGTCGACCGGGGGCGGCACGGTCCACACCTTCGAGTTGGCGAAGATCCTGAGCCTCGCCGGCTACGACGTCCGCCACGTCTACGCCCGATTCGAACCCTGGGGTGTGGGCCGGGTGGCGGGCGACCTGCCGTATCCCAGCGAGATCCTCGACTTCGACGAACAAGAGTGGAACCTCCCGGCGGTCGAGCACCGGTTCCGCCGGGCCGTGGCGGCGTTCGACCCGGACTGCGTCGTCGTCACGGACAGCTGGAACGTCAAGCCGCTGCTGGCCGAGGCGGCGCGAGGTTACCCTTACATCCTCCGCCTCCAGGCGCTCGAGTGCCTCTGCCCCCTGAACAACGTCCGCCTGCTGCCGCAGCCGGGCGGCGGATTCGCCCAGTGCGGGTTGAACCAACTCGACGACCCGGCGGAGTGCTCTAACTGTCTGATGGAGAACGGGCGGTTCTCGGGTGCGCTTCATCAGGCGGAACGGGAGTTCTGCGGGGTGGGCACGCGTGAGTACCACGAGAGGCTGCTGCGGGCCTTCGCCGGGGCGGAGGCGGTCCTGGCCGTCAACCCGCCGACGGCGGCGATGGTCGCCCCCTACGCGAAGGACGTCCGGGTCGTCACGGCCGGCATGGACCCGGCCCGATTCCCCTGGCCCGCGCCCGAGGAACCCCGCGAGCCGTGGGCCGACGGACGGTGCGCGCTGTTCTTCGCCGGCCTGGCGGACGAGCCGATGAAGGGCTTCCACGTGGTGCACGAGGCCTGCCGTCGGCTCTGGTCGCGACGCAAGGATTTCGTCCTCGAGGCCACGATCGACCCGGCTCCGGGCGACGAGGAGTTCCTGCGCTGCGTGGGGTGGCAGTCCCAGGAGGACCTGCCGCGCCGGTTCCGCGGCGCGGACGTGGTCGTCTTCCCCACCATCGCCCAGGAGGCGCTCGGCCGCACGGCGGTGGAGGCGATGGCCGCCGGACGTCCGGTCGTCGCCAGCCGGATCGGGGGACTGCCGTTCACCGTCCTCGACGGGGAGACCGGCCTGCTGTGCGAGCCGGGCGACCCCGACGACCTGGCCCGGAAGATCGAGGCCCTGATCGACGACCCCGAGGCGAGGGCGAGGATGGGCCGGGCGGGCCGCAGGCGGTTCGAAGAGCACTACTCCTGGGACGTGATCATCGAGAAGCACTACCGGCCGCTCCTGAAGCGGCGGCCGCGCGAGGTCACCCGGCGCTGAAGCCGGAGGTTGTCGAGGCCGAGCCATGTCGATCCGCCGCGTCGCCCTGATCTACGACGACACCCATCGCCCGGAGACCACCGGCACCTACTGCCGCCGCGCGCTGGCCGAGGTCGCGGAAGTCGAGCATTTCACGCCCGCCGAGCTGGATCGCGTCCCCCGCGCGGGGTTCGACCTCCACCTGTACGTCGACGACGGGATGGGCTACCCCGCGCCGGCCGACCTGAGGCCGTCCGCCTGGTGGGCCATCGACACGCACCTGGACTTCGACCGATGCCTGGAGAAGGCCGCGGCCTGCGACCTGACGTTCGCCGCCCAGCGCGACGGCGCGGAGGCCTTGAAGTCGGCGGGCGTCGCGACCGCCTCCTGGCTCCCGCTCGCCTGCGACCCCCAGGTCCACGGCCGTCAGCAGGTCGACAAGGCGTACGACTTCGCGTTCGTGGGCCACGTCTTCCCGGGGCCCAGGGCGGACCTGCTGGACTTGCTCCGCCGGCGTCGCCCCGCCTGCTTCGTCGGCAACGCCTACTTCGAGGAGATGGCGCGGATCTACTCGGCCGCGCGGGTCGTGTTC is a window of Planctomyces sp. SH-PL62 DNA encoding:
- a CDS encoding glycosyltransferase family 4 protein; translation: MAKILSLAGYDVRHVYARFEPWGVGRVAGDLPYPSEILDFDEQEWNLPAVEHRFRRAVAAFDPDCVVVTDSWNVKPLLAEAARGYPYILRLQALECLCPLNNVRLLPQPGGGFAQCGLNQLDDPAECSNCLMENGRFSGALHQAEREFCGVGTREYHERLLRAFAGAEAVLAVNPPTAAMVAPYAKDVRVVTAGMDPARFPWPAPEEPREPWADGRCALFFAGLADEPMKGFHVVHEACRRLWSRRKDFVLEATIDPAPGDEEFLRCVGWQSQEDLPRRFRGADVVVFPTIAQEALGRTAVEAMAAGRPVVASRIGGLPFTVLDGETGLLCEPGDPDDLARKIEALIDDPEARARMGRAGRRRFEEHYSWDVIIEKHYRPLLKRRPREVTRR